A genomic segment from Oncorhynchus clarkii lewisi isolate Uvic-CL-2024 chromosome 12, UVic_Ocla_1.0, whole genome shotgun sequence encodes:
- the LOC139421124 gene encoding supervillin-like isoform X11, which translates to MDTIENPDLEPRSERIARYKAERRRELQERYGNMEELPSKWVRRDGALMNSDSAPPSTDRTLSGGLNGRAGGPEGGQRGLHLESNTPLESEPRRFSNGFEADTGADPTYLQSPDSGRAASSLDLAVKPGSEGGRRRTRRYVPGVSGGGSKTNERFRTQPITACEVQESGGLLEEEENAKADVKTDDRAKMSVAAKMSLFKELEKSAAPEASSFLKPRSGSVAYERRVRRGNEHRSLTQPITCEEMVVATSTPQPAESGEAQAVQAEAEAGEDDENNKLTMSEKLALFNKLSLPGNLGDAAPHAPPERRRQKGARYRTQPITVEEVSLLQKGPIRLPPLRLSPTLSDRQQEQSINLRPSEVRQAQPRPGADVEPATGPDPSQQGQQQRRDSEPGEIRGILRNSASGAPVRDRDRDTMWEDRQQDQDGGGERGNKVEERRAERHDNVPVPCRERPASSAPWRQRNRNRRETVAVCSPARPSSEQGHPQEERPSLAEQRKQMDPPGNTSGRDRLSDASREEGEEEKGGRVRRDTPPRQHVQVTLADQRKEDNEISHDATVVNPQCWVPVFSSVYSNSTPQYVMCYNQTSSSYEAQEVSSPTQVCSQPQWRQKTRPVEAEELPQASVAERMRTLQDSEEQWKTRGRGAANDSAQYTVAGRMAKRGLVTPVSDIDETPPSHTKRPSTGATATACPYEEISSHPGMEVDEDTKLDKLDSIVDRLNTAPQDTPLEVTSVGEKEVMTPDDQETCGGFYREVSPHSPALALPAGAGAATGTDPEQDLSALCRTNTPMLTSEVAQHRRSVRPSRRTQGSRNPLRALAARDDIRQDFMGERVTMATVNTNRTQVEKCLASTEDFSNVHLRDVTSTESVRNSNNLPISNLMLIHIKGWHHVQVRLVEPTARSLNSGDCFLLVTPTHCILWSGEFANATEKAKASDLASLIQTQGDLGCLACEVIHLEEGVNTDNSLASDFWNLLGGKTQYRGAGAPEEDELYESGVVESNCLYRLVENRLVPHEQAWAAIPTVSLLGSTEALVFDFGSEVYLWHGKDVASGDRSVAVQLAQQVWGGPYDYSNCRVNPLDPTHCNPSIQPQGERRPNWALFGCVSEHKETALFREKFLDWAADKEETAAMVVEEAQTAMPVWPQQSPLPQQPQQQIECVSLCACDAKALVAGQGVALPGDGVVSTVLEGVDVQRGHGVVPLEDGRQVELSTVAVDTWHIQEFEDSEAQLESPGQLHEGDTYLIRWTYTLSPVDESGQPGRECSAVFIWQGRHSSNNGRGASALRSHEGTQVRVPQGQEPPCFLQLFQGGLVIHKGCRADTTNNTGVWRLFCVRGELPEEASLLEVDCSCGGLRSRGSLILLNGQQGALYLWYGCKVHASSREAGKRAVERLTQMCPPELGLSSDSLSRVQEVEEGAEPVEFWNAIGQQDRKTYDCMLQDPGKYNFTPRLFHLSGRSGTFQGEELQSPARLPGVVMAMPFIQESLYFVPQPALFLLDNCMELYLWHAGEPEDSQTTGSACIRWANERRCAMQTVLHYCKERNPRRPLQAYLIQDGVEPLTFTNVFPRWEKRPTPTTQGEAGRVKLTLVQDALAQLSKTQYPLEELLQTPLPEGVDPQRLEIYLSDHDFQTILKMKRDEYDSLPNWKQVSLKKSKGLY; encoded by the exons ATGGACACTATCGAGAACCCCGACTTGGAGCCCAGATCGGAGCGGATCGCCCGCTACAAGGCCGAGAGGAGGCGGGAGCTGCAAGAACGCTATGGCAACATGGAGGAGCTCCCATCCAAGTGGGTGAGGAGGGATGGGGCTCTCATGAACTCAGACAGTGCACCTCCCTCCACAGACAGGACCCTCTCTGGGGGGTTGAACGGCAGAGCGGGGGGGCCGGAGGGCGGCCAGAGGGGCCTCCACTTGGAGAGCAACACCCCTCTGGAGTCAGAACCTCGGAGATTCTCCAACGGCTTTGAGGCAGACACCGGTGcagacccaacatacctccaaaG TCCTGACAGTGGCCGTGCGGCCTCTTCCCTTGACCTGGCTGTAAAGCCGGGCTCGGAGGGGGGGCGGCGGCGCACCCGTCGCTATGTCCCTGGGGTGTCAGGCGGGGGCAGCAAAACCAACGAGCGCTTCAGGACACAGCCAATCACAGCCTGTGAGGTGCAGGAGAGCGGCGG gctgctggaggaagaggagaacgcTAAAG CTGATGTGAAGACAGACGACAGAGCCAAGATGAGTGTGGCGGCCAAGATGTCTCTGTTTAAA GAGCTAGAGAAGTCAGCAGCCCCTGAGGCCTCCTCCTTTCTGAAGCCTCGCTCTGGCAGCGTCGCGTATGAACGCAGAGTACGCCGTGGCAACGAGCACCGCTCACTCACTCAGCCAATCACCTGTGAGGAGATGGTGGTGGCCACCAG CACCCCCCAGCCAGCAGAGTCAGGCGAGGCCCAGGCTGTGCAGGCCGAGGCGGAGGCAGGGGAGGACGATGAGAACAATAAGCTGACTATGAGCGAGAAGCTGGCTCTGTTCAACAAGCTGTCCCTGCCAGGGAACCTGGGGGATGCCGCTCCCCATGCCCCCCCAGAGAGACGCAGGCAGAAGGGGGCACGCTACCGCACACAGCCCATCACCGTGGAGGAGGTCAGCCTG CTCCAGAAAGGCCCCATCCGACTGCCCCCGCTGCGCCTGTCCCCCACCCTGTCCGACAGGCAGCAGGAGCAGTCCATCAATCTGAGGCCCAGTGAGGTGCGTCAGGCCCAGCCTCGACCCGGGGCCGATGTGGAGCCTGCCACAGGACCTGACCCGTCCCAGCAGGGCCAGCAGCAGCGCAGGGACTCTGAGCCAGGAGAGATCAGAGGCATCCTGAGGAACAGCGCCTCTGGAGCACCAGTACGGGACCGAGACAGAGACACTATGTGGGAGGACAGACAGCAGGACCAGGacggaggaggggagagggggaacaaggtggaggagaggagggcagaaaGACATGACAATGTACCAGTGCCTTGTAGAGAGAGACCAGCCTCCTCGGCCCcctggagacagaggaacaggaacaggagggAGACGGTGGCCGTGTGTAGCCCAGCCAGGCCCTCCTCAGAGCAGGGTCACCCCCAGGAGGAGAGGCCTTCCCTGGCTGAACAGAGAAAGCAGATGGACCCCCCTGGGAACACCTCTGGGAGAGACAG GCTGTCAGATGCttccagggaggagggagaggaggagaaggggggcaGGGTGAGAAGAGACACTCCTCCCAGACAACACGTCCAGGTGACCTTGGCGGACCAGAGGAAG gaAGACAATGAGATCTCCCATGATGCAACAGTCGTCAACCCTCAGTGCTGG GTTCCTGTCTTTTCCTCTGTCTATTCTAACAGTACACCTCAATATGTCATGTGCTACAatcag acCAGCTCTTCCTATGAGGCCCAGGAGGTCTCCTCTCCTACCCAGGTGTGCTCTCAGCCCCAATGGAGACAGAAG ACTAGACCAGTAGAAGCGGAGGAGCTGCCACAGGCGTCGGTGGCTGAGCGCATGAGAACCCTACAGGACAGCGAGGAGCAGTGGAAGACCAGAGGGAGAGGAGCCGCCAACGACTCAGCCCAGTACACTGTGGCCGGACGCATGGCGAAAAGAG GTTTGGTGACCCCTGTATCAGACATAGACGAGACCCCTCCATCTCACACTAAGAGACCCTCAACAGGAGCCACAGCAACAGCATGCCCATATGAAG AGATCTCCAGTCACCCTGGGATGGAGGTGGACGAGGACACAAAGCTGGACAAACTGGATTCCATTGTGGACAGGTTGAATA ccgCTCCCCAGGACACGCCCCTGGAGGTGACCTCAGTGGGGGAGAAGGAGGTCATGACCCCTGATGACCAGGAGACATGTGGTGGTTTCTACAGGGAGGTGTCTCCCCACTCACCCGCCCTTGCCCTCCCTGCTGGGGCTGGAGCTGCCACTGGAACTGACCCAGAACAGGACCTGAGTGCCCTCTGCCGGACCAACACACCCAT gctgaCATCAGAAGTAGCGCAGCACAGGCGGTCGGTGCGTCCGTCCCGTAGGACCCAGGGCTCCCGGAACCCTCTGCGTGCTCTGGCGGCCCGCGATGACATCAGACAGGACTTCATGGGAGAGAGAGTCACCATGGCTACCGTGAACACTAACAGGACACAAGTGGAGAAGT GTCTGGCCAGTACAGAGGACTTCAGTAACGTCCACCTTCGTGATGTCACTTCCACAGAATCAGTGAGGAACAGCAACAACTTGCCCATCAGCAACCTCATGCTCATTCACATCAAAG GTTGGCATCATGTGCAAGTGCGTCTGGTGGAGcccacagccaggtctctgaacaGTGGAGACTGCTTCCTGCTGGTCACACCCACTCACTGCATCCTCTGGAGCGGAGAGTTCGCCAACGCCACAGAGAAAGCCAAG gCGTCAGACCTGGCCTCGTTGATCCAGACACAGGGGGACCTGGGCTGCCTGGCCTGTGAGGTCATCCACCTAGAGGAGGGGGTCAATACTGACAACAGCCTGGCCTCTGACTTCTGGAACCTTCTGGGAGGAAAGACACAATACAGAG GAGCGGGAGCCCCAGAAGAGGATGAGCTGTATGAGAGTGGGGTGGTGGAGTCTAACTGTTTGTACAGGCTGGTGGAGAACAGACTGGTACCCCATGAGCAGGCCTGGGCAGccatccctactgtctccctaCTGGGATCCACTGAG GCCCTGGTGTTTGACTTTGGCAGCGAGGTGTACCTGTGGCATGGGAAGGATGTTGCCTCTGGTGACAGGAGTGTGGCTGTACAGCTGGCCCAGCAGGTGTGGGGTGGTCCCTACGACTACAGCAACTGTAGGGTCAACCCACTGGACCCCACACACTGCAACCCCAGCATACAGCC GCAAGGTGAAAGACGGCCCAACTGGGCCCTGTTTGGCTGTGTCTCTGAGCACAAGGAGACAGCCCTCTTCAGGGAGAAGTTTCTGGACTGGGCTGCAGATAAGGAGGAGACGGCTGCAATGGTGGTAGAGGAGGCACAG ACTGCCATGCCAGTGTGGCCCCAGCAGAGTCCCCTGCCCCAGCAGCCCCAGCAGCAGAtagagtgtgtgtctctgtgtgcgtgcgATGCCAAGGCGCTGGTGGCAGGGCAGGGGGTGGCGCTGCCAGGGGACGGGGTGGTCTCTACAGTCCTGGAGGGGGTGGACGTTCAGAGGGGGCATGGGGTCGTACCCCTGGAGGACGGGCGGCAGGTGGAGCTGAGCACTGTTGCCGTGGATACCTGGCACATTCAGGAGTTTGAGGACAGCGAGGCTCAGCTGGAGAGCCCAGGGCAGCTGCATGAAGGAGACACGTACCTGATCCGCTGGACCTATACTCTCAGCCCAGTGGATGAAAGCGGGCAGCCTGGGAGGGAGTGCTCTGCTGTCTTCATCTGGCAGGGCCGGCACTCCAGTAACAATGGGCGAGGCGCGTCTGCACTCAGGAGTCATGAGGGAACACAG gtGAGGGTGCCTCAGGGGCAGGAGCCTCCGTGTTTCCTTCAGCTCTTCCAGGGAGGTCTGGTCATCCACAAAGGCTGCCGAGCGGACACCACCAACAACACAG GGGTCTGGCGTCTGTTCTGTGTGCGTGGGGAGCTGCCTGAGGAGGCCAGTCTGCTGGAGGTGGACTGTAGCTGTGGCGGCCTGCGCTCCCGAGGTTCTCTCATACTGCTCAACGGTCAACAGGGGGCGCTCTACCTGTGGTACGGCTGTAAGGTCCACGCCAGCTCCCGGGAGGCGGGCAAGAGGGCTGTGGAGCGACTCACTCAGAT gTGCCCTCCTGAACTGGGCCTCAGCAGTGATAGCCTTTCGAGGGTGCAGGAAGTGGAGGAAGGGGCGGAGCCTGTGGAGTTCTGGAACGCTATTGGgcagcaggacaggaagacctATGACTGCATGCTGCAAG ATCCAGGGAAGTATAACTTCACGCCACGCCTCTTCCATCTGAGCGGCCGTTCCGGAACCTTCCAAGGGGAGGAGCTGCAGAGCCCTGCACGGTTGCCAGGGGTTGTCATGGCGATGCCCTTTATCCAGGAGAGCCTGTACTTTGTGCCACAGCCAG ccctgttcctgctGGATAACTGTATGGAGCTGTATCTGTGGCATGCAGGTGAGCCTGAGGACAGTCAGACCACTGGCTCAGCCTGTATCCGCTGGGCGAATGAGAGGAGGTGTGCCATGCAGACAGTGCTCCACTACTGCAAAG
- the LOC139421124 gene encoding supervillin-like isoform X10, producing the protein MDTIENPDLEPRSERIARYKAERRRELQERYGNMEELPSKWVRRDGALMNSDSAPPSTDRTLSGGLNGRAGGPEGGQRGLHLESNTPLESEPRRFSNGFEADTGADPTYLQSPDSGRAASSLDLAVKPGSEGGRRRTRRYVPGVSGGGSKTNERFRTQPITACEVQESGGLLEEEENAKADVKTDDRAKMSVAAKMSLFKELEKSAAPEASSFLKPRSGSVAYERRVRRGNEHRSLTQPITCEEMVVATSTPQPAESGEAQAVQAEAEAGEDDENNKLTMSEKLALFNKLSLPGNLGDAAPHAPPERRRQKGARYRTQPITVEEVSLLQKGPIRLPPLRLSPTLSDRQQEQSINLRPSEVRQAQPRPGADVEPATGPDPSQQGQQQRRDSEPGEIRGILRNSASGAPVRDRDRDTMWEDRQQDQDGGGERGNKVEERRAERHDNVPVPCRERPASSAPWRQRNRNRRETVAVCSPARPSSEQGHPQEERPSLAEQRKQMDPPGNTSGRDRLSDASREEGEEEKGGRVRRDTPPRQHVQVTLADQRKEDNEISHDATVVNPQCWVPVFSSVYSNSTPQYVMCYNQTSSSYEAQEVSSPTQVCSQPQWRQKQTRPVEAEELPQASVAERMRTLQDSEEQWKTRGRGAANDSAQYTVAGRMAKRGLVTPVSDIDETPPSHTKRPSTGATATACPYEEISSHPGMEVDEDTKLDKLDSIVDRLNTAPQDTPLEVTSVGEKEVMTPDDQETCGGFYREVSPHSPALALPAGAGAATGTDPEQDLSALCRTNTPMLTSEVAQHRRSVRPSRRTQGSRNPLRALAARDDIRQDFMGERVTMATVNTNRTQVEKCLASTEDFSNVHLRDVTSTESVRNSNNLPISNLMLIHIKGWHHVQVRLVEPTARSLNSGDCFLLVTPTHCILWSGEFANATEKAKASDLASLIQTQGDLGCLACEVIHLEEGVNTDNSLASDFWNLLGGKTQYRGAGAPEEDELYESGVVESNCLYRLVENRLVPHEQAWAAIPTVSLLGSTEALVFDFGSEVYLWHGKDVASGDRSVAVQLAQQVWGGPYDYSNCRVNPLDPTHCNPSIQPQGERRPNWALFGCVSEHKETALFREKFLDWAADKEETAAMVVEEAQTAMPVWPQQSPLPQQPQQQIECVSLCACDAKALVAGQGVALPGDGVVSTVLEGVDVQRGHGVVPLEDGRQVELSTVAVDTWHIQEFEDSEAQLESPGQLHEGDTYLIRWTYTLSPVDESGQPGRECSAVFIWQGRHSSNNGRGASALRSHEGTQVRVPQGQEPPCFLQLFQGGLVIHKGCRADTTNNTGVWRLFCVRGELPEEASLLEVDCSCGGLRSRGSLILLNGQQGALYLWYGCKVHASSREAGKRAVERLTQMCPPELGLSSDSLSRVQEVEEGAEPVEFWNAIGQQDRKTYDCMLQDPGKYNFTPRLFHLSGRSGTFQGEELQSPARLPGVVMAMPFIQESLYFVPQPALFLLDNCMELYLWHAGEPEDSQTTGSACIRWANERRCAMQTVLHYCKERNPRRPLQAYLIQDGVEPLTFTNVFPRWEKRPTPTTQGEAGRVKLTLVQDALAQLSKTQYPLEELLQTPLPEGVDPQRLEIYLSDHDFQTILKMKRDEYDSLPNWKQVSLKKSKGLY; encoded by the exons ATGGACACTATCGAGAACCCCGACTTGGAGCCCAGATCGGAGCGGATCGCCCGCTACAAGGCCGAGAGGAGGCGGGAGCTGCAAGAACGCTATGGCAACATGGAGGAGCTCCCATCCAAGTGGGTGAGGAGGGATGGGGCTCTCATGAACTCAGACAGTGCACCTCCCTCCACAGACAGGACCCTCTCTGGGGGGTTGAACGGCAGAGCGGGGGGGCCGGAGGGCGGCCAGAGGGGCCTCCACTTGGAGAGCAACACCCCTCTGGAGTCAGAACCTCGGAGATTCTCCAACGGCTTTGAGGCAGACACCGGTGcagacccaacatacctccaaaG TCCTGACAGTGGCCGTGCGGCCTCTTCCCTTGACCTGGCTGTAAAGCCGGGCTCGGAGGGGGGGCGGCGGCGCACCCGTCGCTATGTCCCTGGGGTGTCAGGCGGGGGCAGCAAAACCAACGAGCGCTTCAGGACACAGCCAATCACAGCCTGTGAGGTGCAGGAGAGCGGCGG gctgctggaggaagaggagaacgcTAAAG CTGATGTGAAGACAGACGACAGAGCCAAGATGAGTGTGGCGGCCAAGATGTCTCTGTTTAAA GAGCTAGAGAAGTCAGCAGCCCCTGAGGCCTCCTCCTTTCTGAAGCCTCGCTCTGGCAGCGTCGCGTATGAACGCAGAGTACGCCGTGGCAACGAGCACCGCTCACTCACTCAGCCAATCACCTGTGAGGAGATGGTGGTGGCCACCAG CACCCCCCAGCCAGCAGAGTCAGGCGAGGCCCAGGCTGTGCAGGCCGAGGCGGAGGCAGGGGAGGACGATGAGAACAATAAGCTGACTATGAGCGAGAAGCTGGCTCTGTTCAACAAGCTGTCCCTGCCAGGGAACCTGGGGGATGCCGCTCCCCATGCCCCCCCAGAGAGACGCAGGCAGAAGGGGGCACGCTACCGCACACAGCCCATCACCGTGGAGGAGGTCAGCCTG CTCCAGAAAGGCCCCATCCGACTGCCCCCGCTGCGCCTGTCCCCCACCCTGTCCGACAGGCAGCAGGAGCAGTCCATCAATCTGAGGCCCAGTGAGGTGCGTCAGGCCCAGCCTCGACCCGGGGCCGATGTGGAGCCTGCCACAGGACCTGACCCGTCCCAGCAGGGCCAGCAGCAGCGCAGGGACTCTGAGCCAGGAGAGATCAGAGGCATCCTGAGGAACAGCGCCTCTGGAGCACCAGTACGGGACCGAGACAGAGACACTATGTGGGAGGACAGACAGCAGGACCAGGacggaggaggggagagggggaacaaggtggaggagaggagggcagaaaGACATGACAATGTACCAGTGCCTTGTAGAGAGAGACCAGCCTCCTCGGCCCcctggagacagaggaacaggaacaggagggAGACGGTGGCCGTGTGTAGCCCAGCCAGGCCCTCCTCAGAGCAGGGTCACCCCCAGGAGGAGAGGCCTTCCCTGGCTGAACAGAGAAAGCAGATGGACCCCCCTGGGAACACCTCTGGGAGAGACAG GCTGTCAGATGCttccagggaggagggagaggaggagaaggggggcaGGGTGAGAAGAGACACTCCTCCCAGACAACACGTCCAGGTGACCTTGGCGGACCAGAGGAAG gaAGACAATGAGATCTCCCATGATGCAACAGTCGTCAACCCTCAGTGCTGG GTTCCTGTCTTTTCCTCTGTCTATTCTAACAGTACACCTCAATATGTCATGTGCTACAatcag acCAGCTCTTCCTATGAGGCCCAGGAGGTCTCCTCTCCTACCCAGGTGTGCTCTCAGCCCCAATGGAGACAGAAG CAGACTAGACCAGTAGAAGCGGAGGAGCTGCCACAGGCGTCGGTGGCTGAGCGCATGAGAACCCTACAGGACAGCGAGGAGCAGTGGAAGACCAGAGGGAGAGGAGCCGCCAACGACTCAGCCCAGTACACTGTGGCCGGACGCATGGCGAAAAGAG GTTTGGTGACCCCTGTATCAGACATAGACGAGACCCCTCCATCTCACACTAAGAGACCCTCAACAGGAGCCACAGCAACAGCATGCCCATATGAAG AGATCTCCAGTCACCCTGGGATGGAGGTGGACGAGGACACAAAGCTGGACAAACTGGATTCCATTGTGGACAGGTTGAATA ccgCTCCCCAGGACACGCCCCTGGAGGTGACCTCAGTGGGGGAGAAGGAGGTCATGACCCCTGATGACCAGGAGACATGTGGTGGTTTCTACAGGGAGGTGTCTCCCCACTCACCCGCCCTTGCCCTCCCTGCTGGGGCTGGAGCTGCCACTGGAACTGACCCAGAACAGGACCTGAGTGCCCTCTGCCGGACCAACACACCCAT gctgaCATCAGAAGTAGCGCAGCACAGGCGGTCGGTGCGTCCGTCCCGTAGGACCCAGGGCTCCCGGAACCCTCTGCGTGCTCTGGCGGCCCGCGATGACATCAGACAGGACTTCATGGGAGAGAGAGTCACCATGGCTACCGTGAACACTAACAGGACACAAGTGGAGAAGT GTCTGGCCAGTACAGAGGACTTCAGTAACGTCCACCTTCGTGATGTCACTTCCACAGAATCAGTGAGGAACAGCAACAACTTGCCCATCAGCAACCTCATGCTCATTCACATCAAAG GTTGGCATCATGTGCAAGTGCGTCTGGTGGAGcccacagccaggtctctgaacaGTGGAGACTGCTTCCTGCTGGTCACACCCACTCACTGCATCCTCTGGAGCGGAGAGTTCGCCAACGCCACAGAGAAAGCCAAG gCGTCAGACCTGGCCTCGTTGATCCAGACACAGGGGGACCTGGGCTGCCTGGCCTGTGAGGTCATCCACCTAGAGGAGGGGGTCAATACTGACAACAGCCTGGCCTCTGACTTCTGGAACCTTCTGGGAGGAAAGACACAATACAGAG GAGCGGGAGCCCCAGAAGAGGATGAGCTGTATGAGAGTGGGGTGGTGGAGTCTAACTGTTTGTACAGGCTGGTGGAGAACAGACTGGTACCCCATGAGCAGGCCTGGGCAGccatccctactgtctccctaCTGGGATCCACTGAG GCCCTGGTGTTTGACTTTGGCAGCGAGGTGTACCTGTGGCATGGGAAGGATGTTGCCTCTGGTGACAGGAGTGTGGCTGTACAGCTGGCCCAGCAGGTGTGGGGTGGTCCCTACGACTACAGCAACTGTAGGGTCAACCCACTGGACCCCACACACTGCAACCCCAGCATACAGCC GCAAGGTGAAAGACGGCCCAACTGGGCCCTGTTTGGCTGTGTCTCTGAGCACAAGGAGACAGCCCTCTTCAGGGAGAAGTTTCTGGACTGGGCTGCAGATAAGGAGGAGACGGCTGCAATGGTGGTAGAGGAGGCACAG ACTGCCATGCCAGTGTGGCCCCAGCAGAGTCCCCTGCCCCAGCAGCCCCAGCAGCAGAtagagtgtgtgtctctgtgtgcgtgcgATGCCAAGGCGCTGGTGGCAGGGCAGGGGGTGGCGCTGCCAGGGGACGGGGTGGTCTCTACAGTCCTGGAGGGGGTGGACGTTCAGAGGGGGCATGGGGTCGTACCCCTGGAGGACGGGCGGCAGGTGGAGCTGAGCACTGTTGCCGTGGATACCTGGCACATTCAGGAGTTTGAGGACAGCGAGGCTCAGCTGGAGAGCCCAGGGCAGCTGCATGAAGGAGACACGTACCTGATCCGCTGGACCTATACTCTCAGCCCAGTGGATGAAAGCGGGCAGCCTGGGAGGGAGTGCTCTGCTGTCTTCATCTGGCAGGGCCGGCACTCCAGTAACAATGGGCGAGGCGCGTCTGCACTCAGGAGTCATGAGGGAACACAG gtGAGGGTGCCTCAGGGGCAGGAGCCTCCGTGTTTCCTTCAGCTCTTCCAGGGAGGTCTGGTCATCCACAAAGGCTGCCGAGCGGACACCACCAACAACACAG GGGTCTGGCGTCTGTTCTGTGTGCGTGGGGAGCTGCCTGAGGAGGCCAGTCTGCTGGAGGTGGACTGTAGCTGTGGCGGCCTGCGCTCCCGAGGTTCTCTCATACTGCTCAACGGTCAACAGGGGGCGCTCTACCTGTGGTACGGCTGTAAGGTCCACGCCAGCTCCCGGGAGGCGGGCAAGAGGGCTGTGGAGCGACTCACTCAGAT gTGCCCTCCTGAACTGGGCCTCAGCAGTGATAGCCTTTCGAGGGTGCAGGAAGTGGAGGAAGGGGCGGAGCCTGTGGAGTTCTGGAACGCTATTGGgcagcaggacaggaagacctATGACTGCATGCTGCAAG ATCCAGGGAAGTATAACTTCACGCCACGCCTCTTCCATCTGAGCGGCCGTTCCGGAACCTTCCAAGGGGAGGAGCTGCAGAGCCCTGCACGGTTGCCAGGGGTTGTCATGGCGATGCCCTTTATCCAGGAGAGCCTGTACTTTGTGCCACAGCCAG ccctgttcctgctGGATAACTGTATGGAGCTGTATCTGTGGCATGCAGGTGAGCCTGAGGACAGTCAGACCACTGGCTCAGCCTGTATCCGCTGGGCGAATGAGAGGAGGTGTGCCATGCAGACAGTGCTCCACTACTGCAAAG